A genomic region of Planococcus kocurii contains the following coding sequences:
- a CDS encoding MATE family efflux transporter: protein MEEKQTTNRLDMESVGKSFLRYLIPSIVGMLLMAVNIVADGIMVGNKLGPIALAGVGIAGPVFTIFVAMSLWIGIGAATRYSAMMGAKRPDQARIIFSHAIASIFVLTIIIGLTAFIFRTELAYLLGANVDTFEYTSGYLNVMLLFGFVFTVENTFSILVRNDGGPNTAMIALISTSVVNIILNYVFLFILDFGVEGAAFATILGGLVGLVILSTHFFRKKSNLRLVRFKFDKKLTLLILAVGFPSFLAEVGISVFTISHNLTFKYLAGTVGVSAFTILNYVHSVMLLLFLGMGAAIQPLISYYSGAKDEQKIKQTIRLAIATSLAAGIFFMLIGQFAATQIVSLFGDFPEEVLALAVSGIKLFFIAYLFMGTNFVMMTYYQSIGHIRMATWITAAREMIVLLILLMIMPRLFGLTGVWLAIPTSEFIVLVTIYYYHRKWHS, encoded by the coding sequence ATGGAAGAGAAACAAACAACAAATAGATTGGACATGGAATCAGTAGGAAAATCTTTCTTGAGGTACTTAATTCCGTCGATTGTTGGAATGTTGCTGATGGCTGTTAATATTGTTGCTGACGGGATTATGGTCGGCAACAAGTTGGGACCTATCGCTTTGGCTGGTGTCGGAATTGCGGGACCCGTATTCACTATTTTTGTAGCGATGTCCTTATGGATTGGTATTGGTGCTGCGACTCGATATTCGGCAATGATGGGTGCAAAACGTCCAGATCAAGCACGGATCATTTTTTCACATGCGATCGCCTCTATCTTTGTCTTAACGATCATCATTGGGCTGACTGCCTTTATCTTCAGAACAGAACTTGCTTATTTACTAGGTGCGAATGTGGATACGTTTGAATATACATCCGGTTACTTGAACGTTATGTTGCTGTTTGGATTCGTCTTCACAGTAGAAAACACTTTTAGTATTTTAGTGCGAAATGATGGAGGTCCTAATACAGCAATGATTGCGCTGATCTCTACGTCAGTGGTCAACATCATATTGAACTATGTGTTTTTATTTATACTAGATTTTGGCGTAGAAGGTGCAGCTTTTGCAACGATACTTGGTGGACTTGTTGGTTTAGTTATTCTCAGTACGCATTTTTTTAGAAAAAAAAGCAACTTACGTTTGGTACGTTTCAAGTTTGATAAGAAGCTTACTCTTCTTATATTAGCGGTTGGGTTTCCAAGTTTTCTTGCAGAAGTCGGAATTTCAGTTTTTACGATTTCTCATAATCTTACCTTTAAATATCTTGCTGGAACTGTTGGTGTATCAGCTTTTACCATTTTGAACTATGTTCACAGTGTGATGTTGTTGTTATTTCTCGGAATGGGTGCTGCTATCCAACCGTTGATCAGTTATTACAGCGGAGCCAAGGATGAACAAAAGATAAAGCAAACGATACGTCTGGCAATTGCTACATCTCTAGCAGCGGGTATCTTCTTTATGCTCATTGGTCAATTTGCAGCAACTCAGATTGTCAGTTTGTTTGGTGACTTCCCAGAAGAAGTGCTGGCGCTAGCGGTATCGGGCATTAAACTATTCTTTATCGCCTATCTCTTTATGGGAACAAACTTTGTCATGATGACTTATTATCAATCTATTGGACATATTCGAATGGCGACCTGGATTACTGCAGCACGCGAAATGATTGTTTTGCTAATCTTACTGATGATTATGCCTCGACTATTTGGACTGACGGGTGTCTGGCTCGCGATTCCAACGTCCGAATTTATCGTTCTTGTGACAATTTACTACTATCATAGAAAATGGCATAGCTAA
- a CDS encoding TetR/AcrR family transcriptional regulator: MKARIIQAFIEETRYNGIKFTMDELAKRLGISKRTLYENFSSKVDILDAIIDSTLNKFDYQTRQIIDNTDWTLAEKIKKTIAVLPKYNEFYDLRILEQLKRSYPEQWERVNREFNQWDDIKELLEEGIRTGIVKDINIDLLIRVIIETSNITLDKHFFLVHSIAVTESVETIVDVLLTGILTEKKDECPNS; this comes from the coding sequence TTGAAAGCACGAATCATACAAGCATTTATTGAAGAAACACGTTACAACGGCATCAAATTCACGATGGATGAGCTGGCAAAGCGCCTGGGCATAAGTAAGCGCACATTATACGAAAATTTTTCATCGAAAGTGGATATTCTTGATGCCATTATCGACAGCACACTTAATAAATTTGACTATCAGACTCGGCAAATAATCGATAACACAGATTGGACGCTTGCTGAAAAGATTAAAAAAACCATTGCTGTTTTACCGAAATACAACGAATTTTACGATTTGCGCATTCTGGAGCAATTAAAACGCTCCTATCCTGAACAGTGGGAGCGCGTAAATCGGGAGTTCAACCAGTGGGATGATATTAAGGAGCTTCTTGAAGAAGGTATTCGAACAGGGATTGTTAAGGATATAAACATCGACTTGTTGATCAGAGTGATTATAGAGACTTCCAACATTACACTGGATAAACATTTCTTTTTAGTACATAGCATTGCGGTAACAGAATCAGTTGAAACAATTGTGGACGTATTATTGACCGGAATTTTAACTGAAAAAAAGGATGAATGTCCTAATTCGTAA
- a CDS encoding SDR family NAD(P)-dependent oxidoreductase: MMDKVGIITAAGSGLGRASALAFAAEGAKVVVSDINEEGGKETVRQVVEAGGDAIFLRCNVADEQEVIDLVKQTVEHYGRLDWAHNNAGIGAPSLPIAETKTADWDRCIQITQPSLYFSLKHQIPAMLDSGGGNIVNTASTSGLIGSENLATYSAAKWAVNGLTKSVALEYAKKGIRVNSICPGMTLTPAVEAWAKEVPDQAKYVENDIPLGRMALPDEQAQAALWLCSDRSSYITGVNLAVDGGQTAK, translated from the coding sequence ATGATGGATAAGGTAGGAATTATTACAGCAGCGGGGAGTGGACTTGGAAGAGCGAGTGCACTTGCGTTTGCCGCAGAAGGTGCAAAAGTGGTCGTCTCTGATATTAACGAAGAAGGCGGTAAAGAAACAGTGCGACAAGTCGTAGAGGCGGGTGGCGATGCAATTTTCTTACGATGTAACGTTGCAGATGAGCAAGAAGTAATCGATCTTGTGAAGCAAACGGTCGAACATTATGGCCGCTTGGATTGGGCACATAATAACGCTGGAATTGGTGCGCCATCTTTGCCGATTGCCGAAACGAAAACAGCCGACTGGGACCGTTGTATACAAATTACGCAACCTAGTTTGTACTTTTCATTAAAACACCAAATTCCAGCAATGCTCGATTCTGGTGGAGGGAATATTGTAAATACCGCCTCTACATCAGGTCTGATTGGATCAGAAAACTTAGCAACGTATAGTGCTGCAAAATGGGCGGTCAATGGACTGACGAAATCAGTCGCGCTAGAATATGCGAAAAAAGGAATTCGCGTCAATTCAATTTGTCCGGGGATGACGCTAACTCCTGCTGTAGAGGCGTGGGCAAAAGAAGTACCTGACCAAGCAAAATACGTAGAAAATGATATTCCACTTGGGCGCATGGCACTCCCGGATGAACAAGCACAAGCGGCATTATGGCTTTGTTCAGATCGATCTTCATACATCACGGGTGTCAATTTAGCAGTAGACGGTGGTCAAACTGCAAAATAA
- a CDS encoding MDR family MFS transporter yields MVHSQTVDTPQSFDLKKYIPLLAVLLSGAFITILNQTLLATALPPIMKDLQISESTVQWLQSIFMLVNGIMIPITAFLIGKFTTRSLFLTAMGIFATGTLVAAVSPDFTFLLIGRMLQGAGAGIMMPLLQTILFLIFPVSQRGKAMGMFGLIIAFAPAIGPSLSGYLVDHYPWRSVFYVVLPIAIVIIVAAYFLLKNVTEQTNPKMDYLSIVLSTFGFGGLLYGFSVAGNVGWLSPNVLISLLVGAVTLYLFITRQLKLKEPILEFRVFKYSIFSLATALGMIVFASMIATTVILPLFMQNLLGFNALHSGLMLLPGAIVMGVMNPVTGALFDKYGAKWLLRIGFAILTVTTFFFANLSQETTFAYLATLNAIRMLGIAMVMMPSTTLGLNQLPLHLISHGTAMNNTFRQISGAIGTAVLVTITVTAASGSSVADAIHGVNVAFIVAGSVAAFGLLLSFAIRDKKSSQ; encoded by the coding sequence ATGGTTCATTCACAAACTGTCGATACACCGCAATCATTCGATTTAAAAAAATACATTCCGCTGTTAGCTGTGTTGCTATCAGGTGCTTTTATCACCATTCTGAACCAAACACTTCTTGCTACGGCATTACCGCCAATTATGAAAGATCTTCAGATTAGTGAAAGTACGGTTCAATGGTTGCAATCGATTTTCATGCTGGTCAACGGCATTATGATTCCCATCACCGCGTTTTTAATCGGTAAGTTTACGACGCGCAGTTTGTTTTTGACCGCGATGGGCATATTTGCGACAGGTACGCTCGTCGCAGCCGTTTCTCCTGACTTCACGTTTTTGTTAATAGGACGTATGTTGCAAGGTGCGGGTGCCGGAATTATGATGCCACTCTTGCAAACCATTTTGTTTTTAATCTTCCCTGTTTCGCAACGCGGCAAAGCGATGGGCATGTTTGGTTTAATCATTGCCTTTGCACCTGCGATCGGACCGAGTTTATCGGGTTACCTAGTTGACCATTATCCGTGGCGCAGTGTATTTTATGTCGTGTTACCGATTGCGATTGTTATTATTGTCGCAGCTTACTTTTTACTAAAAAACGTAACCGAACAAACCAATCCGAAAATGGATTATTTATCGATTGTCCTTTCGACATTTGGATTCGGCGGTCTTCTTTACGGCTTTAGTGTGGCAGGGAACGTCGGTTGGCTTAGCCCGAATGTACTCATTTCACTCTTAGTCGGTGCGGTTACGCTGTACTTGTTTATCACTAGGCAGTTAAAACTGAAAGAACCTATCCTTGAATTTCGTGTATTTAAGTACAGCATTTTCTCACTGGCTACAGCGCTTGGTATGATCGTATTTGCTTCAATGATTGCAACAACCGTTATTTTGCCACTTTTCATGCAAAATCTCCTCGGTTTTAACGCCTTGCATTCTGGGCTGATGTTGTTGCCAGGGGCGATTGTTATGGGCGTCATGAACCCTGTAACCGGTGCGTTGTTTGATAAATACGGAGCAAAATGGTTATTGCGTATTGGTTTTGCCATTTTGACAGTTACAACGTTTTTCTTTGCCAATCTTTCGCAAGAAACAACCTTTGCGTATTTAGCAACGTTGAACGCCATTCGGATGCTTGGTATCGCAATGGTGATGATGCCATCTACAACACTTGGCTTGAACCAATTGCCCCTTCACCTAATTTCTCATGGTACAGCAATGAATAACACCTTCCGCCAAATTTCAGGAGCGATTGGAACAGCTGTACTTGTGACCATTACCGTTACTGCGGCAAGCGGTAGCTCTGTAGCTGATGCGATTCACGGTGTGAACGTTGCTTTCATCGTAGCAGGGAGTGTCGCTGCATTCGGTTTACTATTGTCTTTTGCTATTCGCGACAAGAAATCAAGCCAATAA
- a CDS encoding mechanosensitive ion channel domain-containing protein → MPDFLKDYFTDLSEGLFSTLNTPDAYFNKIALTVIVVVLAALFYFLVKKLLTRNETDFKKRLKSQKVLKSGVMVLTILSILFIWIQAINALILIALLIGVFLAFMVRGLTTNITAYFVIKYWKYFEISNRIEINGIIGDVIDITPINLKLLEVRGGLSADANTGRVIKLPNSIIFNESLEIVGGKNSFVWQEISYVLSFDSDWQAAEKMITEAGETYFEEQVQHQLKKDILHLSEQQAALRPVFSVDTNDAGIVLALRYLVDYQHGTQVKTELQRKILPQLISCSAIEFAVLEVKVFRG, encoded by the coding sequence ATGCCGGATTTTCTAAAAGATTATTTTACTGATCTATCGGAAGGCTTATTCTCAACGTTGAATACACCAGATGCTTATTTCAATAAAATCGCGCTGACGGTTATTGTGGTTGTGCTGGCTGCACTTTTTTATTTTTTGGTAAAGAAACTGCTGACACGCAATGAAACGGATTTTAAAAAACGACTCAAGTCTCAGAAAGTCTTAAAAAGCGGCGTGATGGTACTCACCATTCTTTCTATCTTATTTATTTGGATTCAGGCAATCAATGCACTGATCTTAATTGCGTTGCTGATTGGTGTTTTTTTGGCCTTTATGGTGAGAGGACTTACGACAAATATTACGGCGTATTTTGTCATTAAGTATTGGAAGTATTTCGAGATTTCTAACCGAATAGAAATCAATGGCATCATTGGAGATGTCATTGATATCACCCCGATAAACCTTAAGTTGCTAGAAGTACGGGGCGGACTATCAGCTGATGCCAACACAGGAAGAGTGATCAAGTTGCCAAACAGCATTATTTTCAACGAATCTCTTGAAATCGTTGGAGGCAAAAATTCCTTCGTATGGCAAGAAATCAGCTACGTTCTTTCTTTTGATAGCGATTGGCAAGCCGCTGAGAAGATGATAACCGAAGCAGGCGAAACGTATTTCGAAGAACAAGTACAGCATCAATTGAAAAAAGATATTCTTCATTTGTCAGAACAACAAGCAGCCTTGCGTCCGGTGTTCTCAGTAGATACGAATGATGCGGGAATTGTATTAGCATTACGCTATCTCGTTGATTACCAACACGGCACGCAGGTGAAAACAGAATTACAACGCAAGATTTTGCCGCAATTAATAAGCTGTTCAGCTATCGAATTTGCGGTTTTGGAAGTGAAGGTGTTTCGTGGGTAA
- a CDS encoding LLM class flavin-dependent oxidoreductase, with protein sequence MRKQLKIGTMIHGVGEKISDWRHPSMPSDASVSFAFYKQQAQTSERGKFDFVFIADALYINEKSNPHYLNRFEPLTILSALAAVTSNIGLVSTLSTTYSEPFSAARQFASLDLLSGGRAGWNAVTSGLEKTALNFSKKVSDHPSHAERYRMAAEFMTVIKGLWNSWDDDAFIRNKASGQFFDPTKLHALNHQGEFFSVQGPLNIGRSPQGQPVIFQAGSSKDGIAFSAQQADAVFAIMPRVEQAKQYYQDIKEQTRLNGRHPDDVLVLQGISPIIGDTNEAAERKYQQLASLVTIEQALAFLGRLFEHHDFSHYPLDEPFPELGAIGKNSFQSDTDRIKAEAREENLSLRQVALREATPRTPFMGTPEHIADLIESWYDQHAADGFMIIANLPSELEAFVDHVVPILQERGIFRTEYEGTTLRDHLELPYTEDILAAKSKDDRMRVNV encoded by the coding sequence ATGAGAAAGCAGTTAAAAATAGGAACGATGATTCACGGTGTCGGCGAGAAGATTTCCGATTGGCGTCATCCGAGTATGCCGTCAGATGCCAGTGTCAGTTTTGCCTTTTATAAACAGCAAGCCCAAACTTCAGAACGTGGAAAGTTTGATTTTGTTTTTATTGCAGATGCCTTGTACATCAACGAAAAATCAAATCCTCATTACTTGAATCGCTTTGAACCGTTAACGATTCTTTCTGCACTTGCTGCGGTCACGTCGAACATCGGACTCGTTAGTACATTGTCGACTACGTATAGCGAACCTTTTTCAGCAGCACGACAGTTTGCTTCACTTGATCTGTTAAGCGGAGGACGAGCCGGGTGGAATGCAGTAACGTCTGGACTGGAAAAAACCGCGCTAAATTTCAGCAAAAAAGTAAGCGATCATCCAAGTCACGCTGAGCGTTACCGGATGGCTGCTGAATTTATGACAGTCATAAAAGGCTTATGGAATTCTTGGGACGATGATGCGTTTATTCGCAATAAAGCGTCGGGTCAATTTTTTGACCCGACCAAATTGCATGCCTTGAATCATCAAGGCGAGTTCTTTTCTGTACAAGGCCCGTTGAATATTGGCCGTTCACCGCAAGGTCAGCCCGTCATTTTTCAAGCCGGTTCTTCTAAAGACGGCATTGCCTTTTCTGCACAACAAGCAGACGCGGTGTTTGCGATTATGCCTAGAGTCGAACAAGCCAAGCAGTATTATCAAGACATCAAAGAACAAACCCGCTTGAATGGTCGTCATCCGGATGACGTGCTGGTCTTACAAGGCATCAGTCCAATTATTGGCGACACAAACGAAGCAGCCGAACGAAAATACCAACAACTGGCGAGTTTAGTAACAATTGAACAAGCACTCGCCTTTTTAGGACGGCTGTTTGAACACCATGACTTTTCTCACTACCCACTAGACGAACCGTTTCCGGAACTCGGCGCTATCGGCAAAAACAGTTTCCAAAGCGATACCGATCGCATTAAAGCTGAAGCACGCGAGGAAAACTTAAGCTTGCGTCAAGTAGCTTTAAGAGAAGCTACACCGCGCACTCCTTTTATGGGAACACCCGAACACATCGCTGATTTAATCGAATCGTGGTACGACCAACACGCAGCAGACGGCTTTATGATCATTGCCAATTTGCCAAGCGAACTCGAAGCGTTTGTCGATCACGTGGTGCCGATTCTACAAGAGCGTGGGATTTTCCGAACGGAATACGAAGGGACAACACTTCGGGATCATTTGGAGTTGCCTTATACGGAGGATATTCTTGCTGCAAAATCCAAAGACGACCGGATGCGCGTAAACGTATAA
- a CDS encoding uracil-xanthine permease family protein: MKTTVGHKVTNTNKYDVDGRPPLKEAIPLGLQHIFAMFLGNIAVPIIIAGVVGITGADLTILVQSAMIMAGVATIIQCYPIWKVGAGLPVVMGTSFGFLPTNIAIASSYGISGLLGASLIGGLFGGTLGFFIKKLKRFFPKIVTGTVVLTIGLSLLPTGITSMAGGSGSENFGSAKNWLVALLVLVIVIFLNRYAKGMAKTSSILIGIVVGYIVALPLGMVEFSAIREASWFSIPTPFYFPMEFYWGAILPMLIMFIVTSVETVGDVTAITNGGADREPTSDELSGSVIANGLTSSLAAVFNSLPNTSFSQNVGMIAFTKIMSKYVVAVGAVFLILAGLIPKIGALISTMPPAVIGGATVIIFSQITLTGIDILTSEPLNERAKIIIGLSLVFGLGLSQVPDAMNAFPDIIQLLFGQSGITIACFVAILLNLVIPEDSIEKDAEIE; this comes from the coding sequence ATGAAAACAACAGTTGGCCATAAAGTGACGAACACAAACAAATACGATGTAGACGGCAGACCGCCATTAAAAGAAGCAATACCATTAGGGCTACAGCACATTTTTGCGATGTTTCTAGGGAATATTGCCGTTCCTATCATCATCGCAGGTGTAGTGGGCATTACAGGAGCTGATTTAACAATATTGGTTCAAAGTGCCATGATCATGGCAGGAGTGGCGACGATTATCCAGTGTTACCCCATATGGAAGGTTGGTGCAGGACTCCCAGTCGTGATGGGGACGAGTTTTGGGTTTCTCCCTACGAATATAGCAATAGCGAGCTCATATGGCATATCCGGATTATTAGGTGCCAGTCTGATCGGCGGTTTATTCGGCGGCACTTTAGGGTTTTTTATCAAGAAATTAAAACGCTTTTTCCCGAAAATTGTAACAGGTACAGTCGTTCTTACGATCGGTTTGTCGCTTTTACCTACAGGTATTACATCTATGGCTGGAGGAAGTGGATCTGAGAATTTTGGGTCAGCTAAAAACTGGCTGGTGGCTTTACTGGTTTTGGTCATTGTGATCTTCCTAAATAGATATGCAAAAGGGATGGCTAAAACCTCTTCCATTTTAATCGGTATCGTTGTTGGGTATATCGTGGCTTTACCACTAGGCATGGTTGAGTTTTCAGCCATAAGAGAAGCCTCATGGTTTTCAATTCCAACCCCTTTTTATTTTCCGATGGAATTTTACTGGGGAGCGATTCTTCCTATGTTAATTATGTTTATCGTTACATCTGTTGAGACAGTTGGCGATGTGACAGCCATTACGAATGGAGGAGCAGACAGAGAACCTACGTCTGATGAACTTTCGGGTTCAGTAATAGCGAATGGGCTTACCTCTTCTCTAGCAGCAGTTTTTAACTCGTTGCCAAACACGTCTTTCAGTCAAAATGTTGGAATGATCGCATTTACAAAAATAATGAGTAAATACGTCGTAGCCGTTGGCGCTGTGTTTTTAATATTGGCTGGTCTTATTCCTAAGATTGGAGCGCTTATCTCTACCATGCCACCAGCCGTTATTGGCGGCGCCACCGTCATTATTTTTTCTCAAATCACATTAACCGGTATAGACATTTTGACGTCAGAGCCTTTAAACGAGAGAGCAAAGATTATCATTGGATTATCTTTAGTATTTGGACTCGGATTAAGTCAAGTACCCGATGCCATGAATGCATTTCCAGACATTATTCAACTATTATTTGGACAATCCGGAATAACAATCGCTTGTTTTGTTGCGATTTTGTTAAACTTAGTCATTCCAGAGGATTCAATAGAAAAAGACGCAGAGATAGAATAA
- a CDS encoding glycosyltransferase: MKYKKICFISPPFYSHFNPLLVLAKSFQEHGAEVTVGCSIEFKEKILEEHLNFYEIDISSNKNIGEGEHTIQPDTERIRLEEFFESTKKGAIETLITQSRHRKADMLYNPQELVDKIKAIDDSLAADLYVVDILSYSVTLSLYALGLPFITFCPPHPNTIPKEGDYFNVPKSWPTAIAIEEKELRGLEQVSTQTQKEFTEVFNNLITENKSVKKISNAFSLVSDIAVIYNYFDFNNSEKNEEQPKRIFIGNSFKAATLNGEWLEKIDTKEKIIMITLGTFLSNRKDVLEKLILGVREIHPNVLLIVSAGSHAEELKKYHSHNTIIESFIPQIALMPYVDTVVFHGGCNTLTEAMYYGKEMVILPFSSDQFNIAYDVEKNKLGSVLDPNNFSKEELANAFNDREEISTESLQYWKSISRKRGADYAAKQIVKVD; encoded by the coding sequence ATGAAGTATAAAAAAATCTGTTTTATAAGTCCCCCTTTCTATTCGCATTTTAACCCCTTGTTAGTGCTAGCAAAAAGTTTTCAAGAACATGGTGCAGAAGTGACAGTTGGTTGCAGTATAGAGTTCAAGGAAAAAATATTGGAAGAGCATTTGAATTTTTATGAAATCGATATAAGTTCAAATAAAAATATAGGCGAAGGTGAACACACGATACAACCAGATACGGAGAGAATAAGATTAGAAGAGTTTTTTGAGTCGACAAAAAAAGGTGCAATCGAAACACTCATCACGCAGTCTCGTCATAGAAAGGCTGACATGCTTTATAACCCACAAGAGCTGGTCGATAAGATAAAGGCAATAGATGATTCACTAGCTGCGGACCTTTATGTGGTCGACATCTTATCTTATTCGGTTACGCTTAGCTTGTATGCTTTAGGTCTGCCTTTTATCACATTTTGTCCTCCCCATCCGAACACGATTCCAAAAGAAGGAGACTATTTTAATGTGCCGAAAAGCTGGCCTACAGCTATAGCGATCGAGGAAAAAGAGTTGAGGGGACTCGAACAGGTTTCGACACAAACTCAAAAAGAGTTTACTGAAGTTTTTAATAATCTTATCACTGAAAATAAGTCTGTTAAAAAAATTAGTAATGCTTTTAGTTTGGTCTCTGATATCGCTGTTATCTACAACTATTTTGATTTTAACAATAGTGAAAAAAATGAAGAACAACCAAAGAGAATATTTATAGGGAATTCATTCAAAGCAGCTACGTTAAATGGAGAATGGCTAGAAAAAATAGATACAAAAGAAAAGATCATCATGATCACTTTAGGAACTTTTTTATCGAATAGAAAAGATGTACTGGAAAAACTAATCCTGGGAGTCAGAGAAATTCATCCGAATGTTTTATTGATTGTTTCTGCAGGGAGTCATGCGGAAGAGTTAAAAAAATATCACTCACACAATACAATCATAGAAAGTTTTATCCCTCAAATTGCCCTTATGCCTTATGTCGACACAGTTGTCTTCCATGGGGGGTGCAACACCTTAACAGAAGCTATGTACTATGGAAAAGAAATGGTGATATTGCCATTTTCTAGTGATCAGTTTAACATAGCCTATGATGTTGAAAAGAACAAATTAGGAAGCGTCTTGGATCCAAACAACTTTAGCAAAGAAGAATTAGCGAATGCGTTTAATGATAGAGAAGAAATTTCTACAGAGAGTTTGCAGTATTGGAAAAGCATATCAAGAAAAAGAGGCGCGGACTATGCAGCAAAACAAATAGTGAAGGTAGACTAG